Proteins encoded within one genomic window of Triticum aestivum cultivar Chinese Spring chromosome 2D, IWGSC CS RefSeq v2.1, whole genome shotgun sequence:
- the LOC123049726 gene encoding heat stress transcription factor B-2a has protein sequence MASPALGAGTPPFLTKTYAMVDDPETDDTISWNESGTAFVVWRRAEFERDLLPKNFKHSNFASFVRQLNTYGFRKIGLDRWEFANECFRKGEKRLLGAIQRRKGSGAGAPAPAMMATPIATAIPISPTPTSSGGDAAVSSSPPPGLALVATGAMAELEEENARLRRENARLARELARARRVCDGVRHLVWRYDHGGEEVGEEDERHGAAGAKPMLFGVAIGSKRSREHGHGGGDEGNGAEEDGEDDEEEQEHDDDGVDERHAARREQGKAMRTERSDLNVLSLSVRAAAAARPDGGSRDRSGSH, from the exons ATGGCGTCGCCGGCGCTGGGGGCGGGGACGCCGCCGTTCCTCACCAAGACGTACGCGATGGTGGACGACCCGGAGACCGACGACACCATCTCCTGGAACGAGTCCGGCACGGCGTTCGTGGTGTGGCGCCGCGCCGAGTTCGAGCGCGACCTCCTCCCCAAGAACTTCAAGCACAGCAACTTCGCCTCCTTCGTCCGCCAGCTCAACACCTAC GGATTCAGGAAGATAGGCCTTGACAGGTGGGAGTTCGCCAACGAGTGCTTCAGGAAAGGGGAGAAGCGCCTGCTCGGCGCGATACAGAGGCGGAAGGGATCTGGCGCCGGGGCGCCGGCGCCCGCGATGATGGCGACGCCGATTGCGACGGCGATTCCGATCTCGCCCACGCCGACGAGCTCCGGCGGGGACGCCGCGgtctcgtcgtcgccgccgcccgggCTGGCGCTGGTGGCCACCGGCGCGATGGCCGAGCTGGAGGAGGAGAACGCGCGGCTGCGGCGCGAGAACGCGAGGCTGGCGCGGGAGCTCGCGCGCGCGCGGCGCGTCTGCGACGGCGTGCGGCACCTCGTCTGGCGGTATGACCACGGCggggaggaagtgggggaggaggACGAGAGGCACGGCGCCGCAGGCGCGAAGCCGATGCTGTTCGGCGTCGCGATAGGGAGCAAGAGGTCGCGCGAGCACGGGCACGGGGGAGGGGATGAGGGAAATGGGGCagaggaggacggcgaagacgacgaggaggagcaagAACACGACGACGACGGCGTCGACGAGAGGCACGCCGCCCGGCGAGAACAAGGGAAGGCTATGAGGACGGAGCGgtcggatctgaatgtgctttcgctgtccgtgcgggcggcggcggcggcgaggcctgACGGGGGCTCGCGTGATCGTAGCGGAAGCCACTAG